A stretch of Triticum aestivum cultivar Chinese Spring chromosome 1D, IWGSC CS RefSeq v2.1, whole genome shotgun sequence DNA encodes these proteins:
- the LOC123176825 gene encoding anthranilate O-methyltransferase 3-like: protein MEVEQWLHMANGDGENSYATNSRLQEKAMLETRPVLQGAVVELYRSLPARSTMVVADLGCSSGPNTLLLVSLVIGTISDHNREAEQEQRPPAAAMELQFFLNDLPGNDFNLVFRLFPCRSVHLFHSSYSLMWRSKGSYQFSYRGLGSTCEKKVPDELSGGAYLNEESIYIGKSTPPAVIKLYKEEYQKDLSLFLTLRFNELVCGGHMVLTFLGRKSKDMLLHGEASSMWDLLAQALLSLVLKGLVEKEKLVSFNLLFYAPSVDEVKTVVEENNLFNVEHMSVFESSWDPQDDDTHDDVVLGCTSSGLNVARCIRAVVEPLIRKHFGEAILDDLFMVYASMVSKHLKKAKAKYPIIIVYLKAKH, encoded by the exons ATGGAGGTAGAGCAATGGCTTCACATGGCCAACGGCGACGGAGAGAACAGCTACGCCACCAACTCCAGACTCCAA GAGAAGGCCATGCTTGAGACCAGGCCAGTGCTCCAGGGCGCCGTGGTGGAGCTGTACAGGTCACTGCCGGCCAGGAGCACCATGGTAGTCGCCGACCTCGGCTGCTCGTCAGGGCCGAACACGCTGCTGCTTGTGTCGTTGGTCATCGGCACAATCTCCGACCACAACCGGGAGGCAGAGCAGGAGCAGCGCCCTCCTGCTGCAGCCATGGAGTTGCAGTTCTTCCTCAACGACCTGCCGGGGAACGACTTCAACCTCGTCTTCAG GCTGTTCCCATGCCGGAGTGTCCACCTCTTCCACTCCTCCTACTCCCTCATGTGGAGGTCCAAG GGCTCATATCAGTTCAGTTACCGTGGTCTTGGGAGTACATGTGAGAAAAAG GTACCGGATGAGCTCTCAGGAGGTGCTTACCTGAATGAAGAGAGCATATACATTGGCAAGAGTACTCCACCTGCTGTGATAAAACTATACAAAGAAGAGTACCAAAAGGACCTGTCATTGTTCCTGACGCTGCGGTTCAATGAACTTGTATGTGGTGGGCATATGGTGCTAACATTTCTAGGCAGAAAGAGCAAAGACATGTTGTTACATGGTGAAGCAAGCAGCATGTGGGACTTGCTCGCCCAAGCTCTTCTCTCTCTAGTGCTGAAG GGCCTTGTGGAGAAGGAAAAGCTGGTCTCTTTCAACCTTCTTTTTTATGCGCCATCTGTGGACGAAGTGAAGACCGTGGTCGAGGAGAACAATCTCTTCAATGTGGAACACATGAGTGTGTTTGAATCAAGCTGGGATCCACAAGATGATGACACACACGATGATGTCGTGTTGGGCTGCACCAGTAGTGGGTTGAATGTTGCCAGGTGCATAAGGGCGGTGGTGGAACCGCTGATTAGGAAACACTTCGGCGAGGCCATTCTTGATGATCTGTTTATGGTTTATGCCAGCATGGTTTCAAAGCATCTCAAGAAAGCGAAGGCCAAGTATCCTATAATTATCGTCTATTTGAAGGCCAAGCACTAA